In Paenibacillus sp. BIC5C1, a genomic segment contains:
- a CDS encoding response regulator transcription factor → MYKVMLVDDERVILEGISQVVDWAAAGTELVDTARNGIEALDKIGHSRPDIIITDISMPGLDGLGLIEKASEAYPGLRFIMLSGYKEFEYARRAMQYGVKHYLLKPCNENQIHDALSELLQEHQDAQVKEHVAGEMKQRLQRVLPHVKEQFLLEFMTNQTYGPVDLEYYQELFDLELEDNAVRLLLFRIADEHDYSHLFAIKNIASDLLPHVLLSTTIEGKLLILLGDSADPVGLKESIEEVRAAFTRLYKLEVTAALSEADRMIQSRRLFREALQCLNHRFFIGEGKLITNSDLELAGECDGVHVEQDAEQLCQLIKSGNTEEAAAEVDRLFDLLSGQQLEIGITRSYVVQLYSAMIHVCPPEEATEFTQQMAELPHIDTLSGLKSFVASSAARLTSGYYKNHISRQSSAVEKMMDIVDRHYGEADLSLNGVAHQMLYMNPDYLGKIFKKVTGENFSNYVNRLRIERACDHIRRGGDVKVFELAELFGFGGNSQYFSQVFKKWTGMTPTEFRRTGL, encoded by the coding sequence AAATCGGTCATTCCAGACCGGATATTATCATTACGGATATTTCAATGCCGGGCCTGGATGGTCTTGGACTCATTGAAAAAGCTTCCGAAGCTTACCCTGGACTTCGCTTTATCATGTTGTCTGGCTACAAAGAGTTCGAATACGCTCGACGGGCCATGCAGTATGGAGTGAAACATTATCTGCTTAAACCGTGTAACGAGAACCAGATTCACGATGCTTTGTCCGAGTTGCTTCAGGAACACCAGGATGCCCAGGTAAAGGAACATGTCGCCGGAGAGATGAAACAGCGGCTGCAGCGGGTCCTGCCACATGTGAAGGAGCAGTTCCTGCTGGAGTTTATGACGAACCAAACCTATGGTCCGGTCGATTTGGAGTATTATCAGGAGCTGTTTGATCTGGAACTGGAGGATAACGCAGTTCGACTGCTGCTGTTCCGGATTGCAGATGAACATGATTATAGTCATTTATTTGCGATCAAAAATATTGCCAGTGATCTGCTGCCCCATGTTCTGCTAAGCACAACCATTGAAGGCAAACTGTTAATATTACTGGGAGACTCTGCGGATCCGGTTGGTCTGAAGGAAAGCATTGAGGAAGTGCGGGCTGCTTTCACCAGATTATATAAATTGGAAGTTACGGCTGCCTTAAGTGAAGCAGATCGGATGATCCAGTCCCGACGTCTGTTCCGTGAGGCACTGCAATGCCTGAATCACCGCTTCTTTATCGGTGAAGGCAAGCTGATTACCAATAGTGATCTGGAGCTGGCCGGGGAATGTGATGGTGTACATGTTGAACAAGATGCCGAGCAGTTGTGCCAGTTGATTAAGTCAGGCAATACCGAAGAAGCAGCAGCTGAAGTGGATCGCCTGTTCGACCTTTTGTCTGGTCAGCAGCTTGAAATCGGGATTACTCGTTCGTATGTGGTGCAGTTGTACTCAGCAATGATTCATGTCTGTCCTCCTGAGGAGGCGACGGAATTTACCCAGCAGATGGCAGAGCTTCCCCATATCGACACATTGTCTGGCTTAAAATCTTTTGTTGCCAGCAGCGCAGCCCGGCTAACCTCCGGTTATTACAAAAATCATATTAGTCGTCAATCTTCTGCCGTAGAGAAGATGATGGATATTGTGGATCGCCATTATGGAGAAGCTGATCTATCACTTAACGGGGTCGCCCATCAGATGTTATATATGAATCCGGATTATCTCGGCAAAATTTTCAAAAAAGTGACGGGAGAAAACTTCTCCAATTATGTGAATCGGTTGCGCATTGAGCGTGCCTGCGACCATATTCGCAGAGGTGGGGATGTGAAGGTTTTTGAGCTTGCCGAATTGTTTGGCTTTGGGGGGAACTCACAATATTTCAGTCAGGTGTTCAAGAAGTGGACCGGCATGACACCTACCGAATTCCGCAGAACTGGCTTATAA
- a CDS encoding sugar ABC transporter substrate-binding protein translates to MVKKAIFLMMAALLVLTTACSSGGSGESSGDGSVTLRIAWWGSDARHEYTQKVIDLYKEKNPNVKIDVEYASFDDYWKKLAPQAAANQLPDIVQMDISYISQYAQNGQLEDLSPYIGNQIKVDDVSENVISTGVINSKQYGVPAGVNVLGFQYDPALLKKAGVDAIPENMTWESYEELGKQTAAKGLFLDGGVAPDIFFHYFLRTKGLSLYNAEGTGLGYDDDKLFVEFFGLMRRMIEQGAAPSPDLANQTKGIIEESDLVKEKGIGVWQWSNQFVALQQVANRPLEIAPMPGPDMEKGLYMQPSMYWAVTSNSKVKEEAAKFIDFWVNDVEANKLIKGERGVPISGKIKEAIAPELSDATKQVFEFVAAMEPKASPMSPPPPVGSPEVIASLADVVEELNFGKVTPEQAAATFRKNAEAVLANNK, encoded by the coding sequence ATGGTGAAAAAGGCGATATTCCTGATGATGGCGGCATTGCTGGTATTAACAACGGCATGCAGCAGCGGAGGATCGGGCGAATCATCTGGGGATGGTTCAGTAACCCTTCGTATCGCATGGTGGGGATCGGATGCACGTCACGAATATACACAGAAGGTCATTGACTTGTACAAAGAGAAAAACCCGAACGTCAAAATTGACGTGGAATATGCTTCGTTCGATGACTACTGGAAAAAGCTCGCTCCACAAGCTGCAGCGAATCAACTGCCGGACATTGTTCAGATGGATATTTCCTACATCAGCCAATATGCACAGAATGGACAGCTCGAAGATCTGTCCCCGTACATTGGAAACCAGATTAAAGTGGACGATGTATCCGAGAACGTAATCAGCACAGGCGTTATCAACAGCAAACAATATGGAGTACCTGCTGGTGTTAACGTACTGGGTTTCCAGTATGATCCGGCTCTGCTCAAAAAAGCGGGTGTGGATGCCATTCCCGAAAATATGACTTGGGAATCGTATGAAGAGCTTGGCAAACAAACGGCTGCCAAAGGACTCTTCCTGGACGGGGGCGTAGCGCCGGATATCTTCTTCCACTATTTCTTGCGTACCAAAGGATTGTCCCTCTACAACGCTGAAGGAACGGGTCTTGGCTATGATGACGACAAACTATTCGTTGAGTTCTTTGGACTCATGCGCCGGATGATCGAGCAGGGTGCAGCGCCTTCCCCGGATCTGGCTAACCAAACCAAAGGCATCATCGAGGAATCCGATTTGGTCAAGGAAAAAGGAATTGGCGTATGGCAATGGTCCAACCAGTTTGTGGCCTTGCAGCAAGTTGCCAATCGTCCGTTAGAGATTGCACCAATGCCTGGACCTGACATGGAAAAAGGACTTTATATGCAGCCAAGTATGTACTGGGCCGTAACATCGAACTCAAAAGTGAAGGAAGAAGCGGCCAAATTCATTGACTTCTGGGTTAATGATGTGGAAGCTAACAAACTGATCAAAGGCGAGCGCGGTGTGCCGATCTCGGGCAAAATCAAGGAAGCTATCGCTCCTGAGCTGAGTGATGCAACGAAGCAGGTATTTGAATTCGTAGCGGCCATGGAGCCTAAGGCTTCACCAATGAGTCCGCCACCACCAGTAGGTTCACCTGAAGTTATCGCATCTCTTGCGGATGTCGTAGAGGAACTGAACTTTGGTAAGGTTACACCGGAACAAGCAGCAGCGACATTCCGCAAAAATGCCGAGGCGGTTCTTGCCAACAATAAATAA
- a CDS encoding carbohydrate ABC transporter permease → MRQYSSLRRNLTGYAFISPFIIGFLGFTLIPMFVSLYMSFTSYNLFTSPRWIGMDNYTKMFFDDPKYWNSVKVTFLYVFIGVPLRLVFALFVAMILNTGSRMVGTYRTLYYLPSIIGGSVAVSIMWRNLFSNEGVINSALTAIGIGPISWFGDPNASLVMLISLSVWQFGSSMLIFLAGLKNISPEMYEAAGVDGANPVRKFFGITLPLLSPIILFNLIMQTIGAFMTFVPAYIISKGEGGPMDGTMLYSLYLFRQAFMFNNMGYASAMAWIMLIMIGILTVAVFLTSKFWVFYESEGGK, encoded by the coding sequence TTGAGGCAATATTCGTCGTTGCGCAGAAACCTAACCGGGTATGCTTTTATTAGTCCTTTTATCATTGGATTTCTGGGCTTTACGCTTATTCCGATGTTTGTATCCCTCTACATGTCGTTTACGAGTTATAACCTGTTTACCTCCCCACGGTGGATCGGGATGGACAACTATACCAAAATGTTCTTTGATGATCCGAAGTACTGGAATTCGGTTAAAGTAACGTTCCTGTATGTGTTCATTGGTGTCCCTCTAAGGCTGGTCTTCGCGCTTTTTGTAGCCATGATTCTGAATACGGGTTCCCGTATGGTTGGAACGTATCGTACCTTGTACTACCTGCCGTCCATTATCGGTGGTAGTGTGGCCGTATCCATTATGTGGCGTAACCTTTTCAGTAATGAGGGTGTCATCAACAGTGCATTAACGGCAATCGGCATCGGGCCAATCAGCTGGTTTGGTGATCCGAACGCGTCTCTCGTTATGTTGATTTCGCTATCCGTTTGGCAGTTTGGATCTTCCATGCTCATTTTCCTCGCCGGTCTGAAAAATATCTCTCCCGAGATGTACGAAGCAGCAGGTGTGGATGGGGCGAACCCAGTACGCAAATTCTTTGGTATCACATTGCCACTGCTCAGTCCAATCATACTCTTCAACCTGATTATGCAAACGATCGGTGCATTTATGACCTTCGTACCTGCATATATCATCTCTAAAGGCGAGGGCGGTCCAATGGACGGTACGATGCTTTACTCGCTGTATCTGTTCCGCCAGGCGTTTATGTTTAACAACATGGGTTATGCTTCGGCCATGGCCTGGATCATGCTTATTATGATCGGGATACTCACAGTCGCAGTGTTCCTGACATCCAAGTTCTGGGTGTTTTATGAATCCGAAGGAGGGAAGTAA
- a CDS encoding carbohydrate ABC transporter permease encodes MVWRNVKWPIYHLLVAALALLMLYPVLWMLFSSFKESRTIFVTAESLFPTEWIWSNYADGWKGAGGRPFMDYITNSLVIVVISTIGAVLSSSLIAFGFARLNFKGRNFWFSLMMLTLMLPHDVVLVPQYIIFTKLGWLNTILPIVVPTFFGMPFFIFLMVQFIRTIPKELDEAATIDGCNKFRLYVQIIMPLIKSSLATAAIFSFYWRWEDLLGPVLYLNSPDKYTVSMALKMFLDSESASNWGAMFAMSIVSLVPVVAVFFIFQKQIVQGMSTSGLKG; translated from the coding sequence ATGGTTTGGAGAAATGTGAAATGGCCCATCTATCACCTGCTCGTTGCAGCTTTGGCCCTCCTGATGCTCTATCCAGTGTTATGGATGCTTTTCAGCTCATTCAAAGAAAGTCGTACCATTTTCGTAACTGCCGAGTCCTTGTTCCCTACGGAATGGATCTGGAGTAATTACGCGGATGGCTGGAAAGGCGCAGGCGGAAGACCATTTATGGATTACATCACCAACTCGCTCGTTATTGTAGTCATCTCTACGATTGGTGCTGTGTTATCCTCATCGCTGATCGCCTTTGGTTTTGCCAGACTCAACTTCAAAGGACGTAACTTTTGGTTCTCTCTGATGATGTTGACCCTGATGTTGCCGCATGACGTTGTACTCGTACCGCAATATATTATCTTCACAAAGCTTGGTTGGTTAAATACCATTCTACCGATTGTTGTACCTACGTTCTTCGGGATGCCGTTCTTTATCTTCCTGATGGTTCAGTTCATTCGTACGATTCCGAAAGAACTGGATGAGGCGGCTACCATTGATGGATGTAACAAGTTCAGATTGTATGTGCAGATTATTATGCCGCTTATCAAGTCATCACTCGCAACGGCTGCGATCTTCTCCTTCTACTGGAGATGGGAGGATCTGCTCGGTCCAGTACTGTACCTGAATTCGCCGGATAAATATACTGTCTCGATGGCACTGAAAATGTTCCTGGACAGTGAGTCTGCATCCAACTGGGGAGCGATGTTCGCGATGTCCATTGTGAGTCTTGTACCCGTTGTAGCCGTGTTCTTTATTTTCCAGAAACAAATTGTACAGGGCATGAGCACCAGTGGTCTGAAAGGATAA
- a CDS encoding rhamnogalacturonan acetylesterase, whose product MKVSASTSYEEQGEYGFESGSLVYEKQRISEDELSDISRANSGKQGQATVSARLRSSFCIPLKASFIVNVPDGTYQVLLIAGDELAETVTRIKAGEGRLMLPTIRTLPGQCAEVRFSVVVRGGKLRLSFSGPAPRMNALEITLANQTMTVFLAGDSTVTDQPESGYPYCGWGQLLPAQFKHDVAVDNHAQSGRSSRSFINEGRLDAILERIKPEDFLFIQFGHNDEKPDPDRGTEPFTTYKEYLKKYIDAAREVKARPVLVTPVHRRYFADDGTLTDTHGDYIVAVRELAEEESVPLIDLAERSRILFEQAGIEGSKEDFMWVLPGEYVNFPAGVEDNTHFQERGARRLAMQVAEAIRELRLQPLQMYLR is encoded by the coding sequence TTGAAAGTGTCTGCCAGCACCTCATATGAAGAACAGGGAGAATACGGTTTTGAATCTGGTTCCCTTGTGTATGAGAAGCAACGGATATCTGAAGACGAATTATCGGATATCAGTAGAGCAAACAGTGGCAAACAAGGGCAGGCCACTGTGTCTGCCCGATTGCGTTCAAGCTTCTGTATTCCCCTCAAGGCATCTTTCATCGTTAATGTACCTGATGGAACCTATCAAGTCTTGTTGATTGCAGGGGATGAATTGGCAGAGACGGTCACCCGTATCAAAGCCGGAGAGGGCAGACTGATGCTGCCAACCATTCGTACACTTCCTGGGCAATGTGCAGAGGTTCGATTCTCGGTTGTGGTTCGTGGCGGGAAGCTCCGACTATCCTTCTCCGGTCCCGCGCCACGGATGAATGCATTGGAGATCACGCTTGCCAATCAGACGATGACAGTATTTCTCGCTGGTGATTCTACCGTGACAGATCAGCCGGAAAGTGGATATCCATACTGTGGCTGGGGCCAGCTGTTACCCGCACAATTCAAGCATGATGTTGCTGTCGATAACCATGCCCAGTCTGGGCGCAGTTCCCGGAGCTTTATCAATGAAGGCAGATTGGATGCTATTCTGGAGAGGATTAAGCCCGAAGATTTTCTGTTTATTCAATTTGGACATAACGATGAGAAGCCGGACCCTGACCGGGGAACGGAGCCTTTCACAACATATAAGGAATATCTGAAAAAGTATATCGATGCCGCCCGCGAAGTTAAGGCTCGTCCGGTGCTCGTGACACCGGTGCATCGGCGCTATTTCGCTGATGACGGAACATTGACCGACACCCATGGCGATTATATCGTGGCCGTGCGTGAGCTGGCGGAAGAGGAAAGTGTGCCGCTGATCGATCTGGCTGAGCGAAGCCGTATCCTGTTCGAGCAAGCCGGCATTGAAGGCAGCAAGGAGGATTTCATGTGGGTGCTGCCGGGTGAGTATGTGAACTTCCCAGCAGGCGTGGAGGATAACACCCACTTTCAGGAACGCGGTGCTCGTCGCCTCGCCATGCAGGTGGCGGAAGCCATCCGCGAGCTGCGACTGCAGCCACTGCAGATGTATTTGAGGTAA
- a CDS encoding sensory rhodopsin transducer → MAQDQTNNSAHKTSSTTTGRTDWVIPDGYIPPVSSGSLESHESICVLNTSTVDALLQITIYFEDREPLEDIVAEVPARRTKHIRTASLRSGEQLIPPGVPYAITVSSNVPVIVQYSRLDTTQPELALMSVMAFPLG, encoded by the coding sequence ATGGCACAGGATCAGACGAACAATTCAGCACATAAAACATCTTCCACTACGACAGGTCGCACCGACTGGGTAATTCCCGATGGTTATATTCCACCAGTCAGCTCGGGCTCACTGGAGAGTCATGAGAGCATCTGTGTATTAAATACAAGTACAGTGGATGCACTGCTGCAAATAACGATTTATTTTGAAGATAGGGAACCGCTCGAAGACATCGTGGCTGAGGTACCTGCGCGGAGAACAAAGCATATTCGGACAGCTTCGTTGAGATCGGGTGAACAACTTATCCCTCCGGGAGTACCCTATGCCATTACCGTCTCCAGCAACGTTCCCGTTATCGTACAGTACAGCCGTCTGGATACTACTCAGCCTGAACTGGCACTCATGAGTGTTATGGCGTTTCCACTGGGATGA
- a CDS encoding Ger(x)C family spore germination protein, with protein sequence MTRWTAKVSLLICCFILLTGCWDSKEVQSINFITAVGIDYVDNQYIAYAQLIDFSSIAKQEGPTSREASDIWIGRGKGSTLSMAIDDLYQTSQQQTLWTHVKAIVLSKNILNGRLEDVFNTLLHSGQLRYTPWLYGTEQNITDVLSPSALLNQSAQTIELFEPMKLYKQHSGYEPIRLHQLLDGFREPASVILLPSITNQNETWYNGDEAPPLIRMDGFYVISNGKSQGRITGKDADGTRYVNYDRVYQYPLYVYRNGGNTPDLTLRLNNPKTTIKARKEGNGVTFDLVTSVKSAIIEDHGSHRSPHIMEKNAEKQMESQIRDTFEKTKSRKIDSYGLVEHLYRHDLPLWKQEVYKRANPLERFKLGKVEVHVKILNASTYKYDK encoded by the coding sequence GTGACAAGATGGACGGCTAAGGTTAGCTTGTTGATATGCTGCTTCATTTTGCTGACTGGGTGCTGGGATTCCAAAGAAGTTCAGAGCATTAACTTTATCACCGCTGTAGGGATAGACTATGTAGACAACCAATACATTGCTTACGCTCAACTCATTGATTTCTCCAGTATTGCCAAGCAGGAAGGCCCAACTTCAAGGGAAGCAAGTGATATCTGGATCGGACGAGGGAAGGGTTCTACGCTGAGTATGGCTATTGATGACCTATATCAAACCTCTCAGCAACAAACGCTGTGGACCCATGTAAAAGCGATAGTCTTATCAAAAAATATATTGAATGGGCGGCTGGAGGATGTCTTTAATACCTTGCTGCATTCAGGCCAACTGAGATATACCCCCTGGCTCTACGGTACAGAGCAAAACATTACAGATGTACTCTCTCCCTCTGCCCTGCTGAACCAATCCGCCCAGACCATCGAGCTGTTCGAACCGATGAAGCTTTATAAGCAACATTCCGGTTATGAACCGATCCGACTTCACCAGCTCCTTGACGGATTTCGGGAGCCTGCTTCAGTCATTCTTTTGCCTTCCATTACCAATCAGAACGAGACCTGGTATAACGGGGATGAAGCACCCCCACTTATTAGAATGGATGGGTTTTATGTCATTTCAAACGGTAAAAGTCAAGGCAGGATTACAGGCAAAGATGCTGATGGGACACGATATGTAAATTATGATCGCGTATATCAATATCCGTTATATGTATACAGAAATGGGGGCAACACTCCGGATCTGACGCTTAGGCTTAATAATCCCAAAACCACGATCAAAGCCAGGAAAGAAGGAAATGGTGTTACCTTTGACCTGGTTACTTCAGTTAAAAGCGCCATCATCGAGGATCATGGCTCTCACCGTTCTCCCCATATCATGGAAAAGAACGCGGAAAAACAGATGGAGTCCCAAATCCGTGATACGTTCGAGAAAACCAAATCACGCAAGATTGATTCCTACGGTTTGGTGGAACATCTCTATCGCCATGATCTCCCCCTCTGGAAACAGGAGGTATATAAACGGGCTAATCCACTTGAGCGGTTTAAACTCGGAAAGGTGGAGGTTCATGTGAAAATACTCAATGCCAGTACGTATAAATACGATAAGTAA
- a CDS encoding spore germination protein produces the protein MEHQTIDTTSHETLLASFEEQFNPCADVVIQTFPAKDETDMSVIMLYCDGLVDGKQINQFIIPRLEQHSLFIEEAHPKELGLTLNPIEDLTDTENLNLLIFSGQLLLIFGNGDQSCSLDIANIPGRNPEESAIESSIKGPRDGFTEELSVNIGLVRKRMKTSSMCYEKYVKGGRTQTTIGLLYVKDIINPEILKEARHNLDQIEIDGILGTSIMERAIMGGIRSIFPLTDNTERPDYVVDSLLNGRFVVLIEGSPVAIIAPTTLFNQLKSPEDESTPFFIVTFERILRISGLLIACFFPAFYIGLTSFNVEQIPLPLLATISGTRMGLPMPVTLEAFLMIFMFELFNEAGRRLPRALGQTVSVVGGLIIGDAAIRAGITSPTIIVTVAISVISSYILVNTVLSGATAQVRIGMLIISSILGLFGFMIGLFGLLVHLVSLECYGVSYLSPVSPYIPDDFTQAVSMPPSMKRTKRPAALHTQDSTRRRKGS, from the coding sequence ATGGAGCACCAAACGATTGACACCACGTCCCATGAAACACTGCTTGCCTCTTTTGAGGAGCAGTTCAATCCCTGCGCAGATGTTGTTATTCAGACCTTTCCAGCCAAAGATGAAACCGATATGTCGGTGATTATGCTCTATTGCGACGGTTTGGTCGACGGCAAACAAATCAACCAGTTTATTATCCCACGGCTGGAACAGCATTCCCTCTTCATAGAAGAAGCACACCCCAAAGAATTGGGATTAACCTTGAATCCGATAGAAGATCTTACAGATACAGAGAATTTAAATTTGTTGATTTTTAGTGGACAATTACTGCTCATTTTCGGAAATGGTGATCAGTCCTGCAGTCTAGATATCGCGAATATACCAGGAAGAAACCCTGAGGAATCAGCGATCGAGTCCTCGATTAAAGGGCCTCGGGATGGGTTCACTGAAGAGCTATCCGTGAATATCGGCCTCGTTCGTAAAAGAATGAAAACCTCTTCCATGTGTTATGAAAAATATGTTAAAGGTGGTCGTACCCAGACAACTATTGGTCTGTTGTATGTCAAAGACATTATTAACCCGGAAATTCTGAAAGAAGCACGCCATAATCTCGACCAAATTGAAATCGACGGCATTCTCGGTACCTCTATTATGGAACGTGCCATTATGGGGGGGATTCGCAGTATCTTCCCACTCACGGATAATACGGAGCGGCCCGATTATGTCGTGGACTCCCTTTTAAATGGGCGATTTGTGGTTCTCATTGAAGGTTCACCTGTAGCCATTATCGCTCCAACCACTCTGTTTAATCAGTTAAAATCGCCGGAAGACGAGAGTACCCCTTTCTTCATTGTTACTTTTGAGCGTATTTTGCGCATTTCCGGACTACTAATTGCCTGTTTCTTTCCTGCTTTCTATATCGGCCTAACCAGTTTCAATGTGGAGCAGATTCCCTTGCCTCTGCTCGCAACCATTTCAGGTACCCGGATGGGTCTACCCATGCCAGTAACGCTGGAAGCATTTTTAATGATATTTATGTTCGAGCTATTTAACGAAGCTGGCCGCCGACTCCCTCGTGCATTGGGACAGACCGTCAGCGTGGTAGGTGGACTTATTATCGGAGATGCCGCTATTCGAGCAGGAATTACTTCTCCCACGATCATTGTCACGGTCGCTATCTCGGTGATCTCCAGCTATATTCTGGTGAATACCGTGCTCAGTGGGGCTACTGCTCAAGTCCGGATTGGAATGCTTATCATTTCTTCCATCCTTGGATTATTCGGTTTCATGATTGGACTATTTGGTCTCCTGGTTCACCTCGTTTCGTTGGAGTGTTACGGCGTCTCGTATCTGTCACCCGTCTCCCCTTACATTCCCGACGACTTCACCCAAGCTGTATCCATGCCACCTTCCATGAAACGGACCAAGCGTCCTGCAGCACTCCACACACAGGATTCCACTCGCCGGAGGAAAGGCTCGTGA
- a CDS encoding GerAB/ArcD/ProY family transporter has product MKPTQPSFLQAMMLMMLSVGLISHVLIIPALLSSAKRDAWISVLLSAGPYLLFTLMLAYVSRFLQHQTLHEWLTSHLGKPLGILFRVGNSLFFLSVIYFTLHDTTTWAKTNYLTETPILVTSIALMSLCAYAAYKGVRSLAFTAGLILPLVVLLGFYVAIVNTQYKDYSRLLPVLEHGWNPVFHGTVYSLSGMFELLFIWYLQPHLSKRIRVWQYLMLAFIILGLTLGPLIGAIVEFDPFEAAKMRYPAFEEWRIASLGKYIAQTDFFSIYQWLAGSFTRISLAMYIVVEIWNIKSASRRIICCATLGVLFILSMLYPLDDMTFEKLLVQYIFPFNLMYLSGLAVVATAVAYISSRHQRRKNHGAPND; this is encoded by the coding sequence ATGAAACCAACACAGCCTTCTTTTTTGCAAGCCATGATGTTAATGATGTTATCTGTCGGCCTGATCAGCCACGTCCTGATCATCCCTGCCCTTTTGTCTTCGGCCAAAAGGGATGCATGGATATCCGTTCTGTTGTCTGCAGGGCCTTATCTTTTATTCACTCTAATGCTCGCGTATGTCTCTCGTTTTCTCCAGCATCAAACCCTGCATGAATGGCTGACTTCCCATCTTGGCAAGCCTCTTGGCATACTGTTTCGGGTGGGAAACAGCCTCTTTTTTCTGTCCGTGATCTACTTTACTCTGCACGACACCACCACTTGGGCCAAAACCAATTATCTGACGGAGACGCCAATATTGGTTACAAGCATTGCCCTGATGTCTCTCTGTGCCTATGCGGCCTATAAAGGAGTACGCTCTCTGGCATTTACAGCAGGATTGATCCTGCCCTTAGTTGTGCTGCTTGGCTTCTATGTCGCTATCGTTAATACACAATACAAGGATTATAGTCGTCTGCTGCCTGTGCTTGAACATGGCTGGAATCCCGTGTTTCATGGCACGGTGTACAGCCTTTCAGGCATGTTTGAGCTGCTGTTCATCTGGTACTTGCAGCCCCATCTCTCCAAACGCATACGTGTATGGCAATACCTGATGCTTGCGTTCATTATTCTGGGGCTAACACTTGGCCCACTCATTGGTGCAATCGTGGAATTCGATCCTTTTGAAGCTGCCAAAATGCGATATCCCGCCTTTGAAGAATGGCGAATTGCCTCCTTGGGCAAATATATTGCCCAGACTGATTTCTTTTCCATTTATCAATGGCTCGCCGGTTCTTTCACCCGGATTAGTCTGGCCATGTATATTGTAGTAGAAATTTGGAATATTAAGAGCGCCTCCAGAAGGATCATATGTTGTGCCACTCTCGGCGTCTTATTTATTCTTTCCATGCTGTATCCTCTGGATGATATGACATTCGAAAAACTGCTTGTCCAGTACATATTCCCGTTCAATCTCATGTATCTGAGCGGACTAGCAGTAGTTGCAACAGCCGTTGCATACATCAGTTCACGCCATCAGAGGAGGAAAAATCATGGAGCACCAAACGATTGA
- the trpS gene encoding tryptophan--tRNA ligase: protein MNKNKDIILTGDRTTGQLHLGHYVGSLRSRVQLQDEYKTYILLADVQALTTHYDQPGLIADSVHQVTLDYLSVGIDPNKATLFIQSMIPEIAELTVIFSMFITVNSLRHNPTIKNEARDRGYKDLYYGFLGYPVSQAADIAFCKATLVPAGEDQIPHIETARKLVRRFNELYAPVLPEPRILTGERLGGLDGVGKMSKSMGNAISLNAHPDDVYAKLSKAKTDPARIHRSDPGHPDICPVFAYHQLFRKDEAAEIHANCSNGTIGCKDCKKIAGTAINELLSPFRERRNYYEQRGHEVKEILVEGTYQARQAARETMLEVREAMGIRYFD, encoded by the coding sequence ATGAACAAGAACAAAGACATTATTTTAACCGGAGACCGGACAACCGGACAGCTTCATCTCGGCCATTACGTAGGCAGCCTGCGCAGTCGGGTGCAATTGCAGGATGAGTACAAAACGTATATTTTACTGGCTGATGTACAGGCGCTCACGACCCACTATGATCAACCGGGGCTGATTGCAGACAGCGTGCATCAAGTGACACTTGATTATCTTTCCGTAGGTATCGATCCCAATAAAGCCACTCTGTTCATCCAGTCAATGATCCCGGAAATTGCCGAGCTAACTGTCATATTCTCCATGTTTATCACGGTGAACAGTCTTCGGCATAATCCCACGATTAAAAACGAAGCACGTGACCGTGGTTATAAGGATCTCTATTACGGATTTCTTGGATATCCCGTCAGCCAAGCTGCGGATATTGCGTTCTGCAAAGCAACTCTTGTTCCAGCGGGAGAAGACCAGATTCCACATATTGAAACAGCGCGGAAACTGGTGCGGCGGTTCAACGAATTATATGCGCCTGTTCTGCCTGAACCACGTATTCTGACCGGAGAACGGCTGGGCGGACTGGATGGCGTGGGCAAAATGAGCAAAAGTATGGGCAACGCCATCTCGTTGAATGCCCATCCTGATGATGTGTATGCCAAGCTGTCCAAGGCAAAAACCGACCCCGCACGCATTCATCGTTCTGACCCGGGACATCCGGATATTTGTCCGGTGTTTGCCTACCACCAGCTTTTTCGAAAGGACGAGGCAGCTGAAATTCATGCGAACTGTAGTAATGGCACCATTGGTTGCAAGGATTGCAAGAAGATTGCAGGCACTGCAATTAACGAACTGCTCTCCCCTTTCCGTGAACGGCGAAATTACTATGAACAACGTGGGCATGAAGTGAAAGAAATCCTCGTGGAGGGCACATATCAGGCCCGTCAGGCTGCACGTGAGACGATGCTTGAGGTTCGTGAAGCGATGGGGATACGTTATTTCGACTGA